The genomic region CCTCTGACTCGGTCGCCCGTGCCAGACCCACCCCCATCACCTCCACCTCAGTCATCCGATCGCACTGTTCACGCACATCAAACCCTCGTCCGCGGTTAACCCAACGACACGTCTATAATCGGCCCCTCACCCCCCCGTCCTCCCGAGGACGCCCGGAAAGGACCACGGTTGGCCCAAGACCACAAAAAACAAACCACCGCTGACCTCGCCAAACGACTCGCCCAGGCCTACCAGGACCAGGACGGCTGCCAGCACCTCGACGCCACCTTCCTACCCTCACGCGCCAAAACCATCGAAATCATCGAACGCACCCGACGCATCATCTTCCCGGGCTTCTTCGACGACGCACGACTCACGTCCGAAAACATCCTTCCACACCTAACCACCCAACTCTCCCCCCTCTACGACCTCCTCCTCGACCAGATCGAACAAACCCTCCGCTACGAACTCAACCGCACCCTCGGCAACGGCACAGGCGACGACTGCGACGACTGCCACCAGCAAGCCCTCGACCTCACCCACAAACTCCTCAACCAACTCCCCGAAATCCGCCGACGACTCACCATCGACGTCGCCGCCGCTTTCGACGGCGACCCCGCCGCCGACTCCATGGACGAAGCCATCTACTGCTACCCAGGCATCGACGCCATCTTCATCCACCGACTCGCACACGAACTCTACAAACTCAACCTCCCACTCCTCGCTCGCATCATGTCCGAAGTCGCCCACAACGAAACCGGCATCGACATACACCCCGGCGCCACCATAGGCGACGCCTTCTTCATCGACCACGGAACCGGAATCGTCATCGGCGAAACCACCATCATCGGCAAACGCGTCAAGCTTTACCAAGGCGTCTCCCTCGGGGCCCTCTCCACCCGAGGCGGACAATCCTGGCGCGGCAGAAAACGTCACCCCACCGTCGAAGACGACGTCACCATCTATGGCGGAGCCATCATCCTCGGCGGAAAAACCACCATCGGAAAAGGTGCCACCATAGGCGGCTCCGTCTTCATCACCGAATCCGTCCCCCCCGAACACACCGTCACCCTCCAACGCGGCGAACTCCTCATCAAACACACCCCCCACAAATCCCAGAACCCCTGAATCCACCCCACCCAACAAAACCCGCAGACTCCTACACCACCAACGCCTAACATCACGCATGACCGAAGCGGGCAACATCAACTACCAGCAGCCCATCCCCCTCTTCCCCCTCGCTAGCTGCGTACTGCTCCCACACGCCACCATCCGACTCCACATCTTCGAACCCCGCTACCGCGACATGGTCGCCGACGCACTCGCTGGCGACCAGCTCATTGCCATGGCCACCTTCAACGACCCCGCCTGGAAA from Phycisphaeraceae bacterium harbors:
- the epsC gene encoding serine O-acetyltransferase EpsC — encoded protein: MAQDHKKQTTADLAKRLAQAYQDQDGCQHLDATFLPSRAKTIEIIERTRRIIFPGFFDDARLTSENILPHLTTQLSPLYDLLLDQIEQTLRYELNRTLGNGTGDDCDDCHQQALDLTHKLLNQLPEIRRRLTIDVAAAFDGDPAADSMDEAIYCYPGIDAIFIHRLAHELYKLNLPLLARIMSEVAHNETGIDIHPGATIGDAFFIDHGTGIVIGETTIIGKRVKLYQGVSLGALSTRGGQSWRGRKRHPTVEDDVTIYGGAIILGGKTTIGKGATIGGSVFITESVPPEHTVTLQRGELLIKHTPHKSQNP